One genomic region from Coprothermobacter sp. encodes:
- the cmk gene encoding (d)CMP kinase gives MRRDIAIDGPSGSGKTSVGLRVANELGLMLVDSGLLYRVYTAAYVEQFPSDRCPRSDRLLRILERSISYEPGGTVLFDGHVLQVPLHDPTVDSLVSPVSAVPQVRAAVNRELRSIALLQDVVMVGRDIGTTVLPIAFLKVFITADPDVRARRRVAQLERQGISVDYGAVLANIRERDAIDSSREDSPLRCTEEHVKLDNSADGSDGVVQAILSEYHRRLEHAV, from the coding sequence GTGAGACGTGACATTGCCATCGACGGACCCTCTGGATCGGGCAAGACGTCGGTGGGTCTCCGGGTGGCCAACGAGCTCGGTCTGATGCTGGTCGACTCCGGGCTGTTGTACAGAGTGTATACCGCGGCCTATGTCGAGCAGTTTCCGTCTGACCGCTGCCCGCGGAGCGATCGCCTGTTGCGTATTCTCGAGCGTAGCATAAGCTACGAGCCCGGGGGGACAGTTCTGTTTGACGGGCACGTTCTTCAGGTGCCCCTCCACGACCCGACGGTAGACAGCCTCGTGTCGCCTGTCAGTGCGGTGCCCCAGGTGCGGGCTGCTGTGAACAGGGAGCTGCGAAGCATCGCCTTGCTCCAGGATGTTGTCATGGTTGGCAGGGACATAGGAACGACCGTTCTCCCTATAGCTTTTCTGAAGGTGTTCATTACTGCGGACCCGGATGTTCGCGCCAGACGGCGAGTCGCCCAGCTGGAGCGTCAGGGCATCTCGGTCGACTACGGCGCCGTGCTGGCCAACATCAGGGAGCGTGATGCGATAGACTCGTCCCGAGAAGACTCGCCTCTTCGATGCACAGAGGAGCACGTCAAGCTGGACAACTCTGCTGATGGCTCCGATGGAGTCGTGCAGGCAATCCTTTCCGAGTACCACAGGAGGCTTGAGCATGCTGTATGA
- a CDS encoding 1-acyl-sn-glycerol-3-phosphate acyltransferase has translation MAPMESCRQSFPSTTGGLSMLYELVVPAGRLWFSTFFNLRVIGLENVPRHGPGLICGNHCSYLDPMLAAFAVPRKVYCLSRKETYQHPLLGPFIRHLGAVRIDRESLADKDALQAVLAIMDHGDLCMIYPEGTRSPDGCLQNPHNGAAFLAVKSGAPVVPMAIIGSYECWPRQRRVPRVGRITVRIGQPVTYHLPPERESRKEDLTAISMDIMGRIRTLQEQGHA, from the coding sequence ATGGCTCCGATGGAGTCGTGCAGGCAATCCTTTCCGAGTACCACAGGAGGCTTGAGCATGCTGTATGAACTGGTTGTCCCGGCCGGCCGGCTCTGGTTCAGTACCTTCTTCAACCTCCGCGTCATCGGGCTTGAGAATGTGCCGAGGCACGGACCAGGACTCATCTGCGGCAACCACTGCAGCTATCTGGATCCCATGCTTGCCGCCTTCGCGGTGCCGCGCAAGGTCTACTGTCTGTCACGCAAGGAGACCTACCAGCACCCGCTGCTGGGGCCATTCATACGCCATCTGGGTGCCGTACGCATCGACAGGGAGTCTCTGGCCGACAAGGATGCCCTCCAGGCGGTGCTGGCAATCATGGACCACGGCGACCTGTGTATGATCTATCCTGAGGGAACGCGGTCACCAGACGGATGTCTGCAGAACCCTCACAACGGGGCGGCTTTTCTGGCAGTGAAGTCGGGAGCACCGGTGGTCCCTATGGCCATCATCGGGTCATACGAGTGCTGGCCGAGGCAGAGGAGAGTCCCCAGAGTCGGCCGCATTACCGTGCGCATAGGTCAGCCAGTCACGTATCACCTCCCCCCGGAGCGCGAGAGTCGCAAAGAAGACCTGACGGCGATCAGTATGGACATCATGGGTCGCATTCGGACACTTCAGGAACAGGGGCACGCCTGA
- a CDS encoding DNA-binding protein, translating into MTKSDLVVAVAAKTGCSRAVVENVLHQALNTSSKELRAGRKVTLTGFGVFCVSVRKAHSGVNPKTREAVNVPEKRVVIFRMSGKLKKLVENK; encoded by the coding sequence GTGACAAAGTCGGATCTTGTGGTAGCGGTTGCAGCGAAGACAGGTTGTTCCAGAGCAGTTGTGGAAAACGTGCTGCACCAGGCTTTGAACACTTCCAGCAAGGAGTTGCGGGCAGGTCGTAAGGTTACCCTGACCGGTTTTGGGGTTTTCTGTGTGTCCGTGAGAAAGGCTCACTCGGGTGTGAACCCGAAAACGCGTGAAGCGGTGAACGTGCCGGAGAAGCGTGTTGTGATCTTTCGGATGAGCGGAAAGCTGAAGAAGCTGGTTGAGAACAAATAG